The nucleotide window AATTATGATTATAAATTCAGAGAGCTGTTTCCACGCCGTTTTTTCTTCTAAAACTTTCACAATTTTCTTGTTTGTTTCATAAAATTGTTATGTTTTCCATATGAAATTGAGCTTTTATTATTGTATTCATCAGGCTCCCGTTTTAGAACTTCTCTGATTCACAGTGACAAGAAACTGAACTTAGCATACAGAATGACTGCCTCGGCCAAGTCTGCGATGTTATCTGGTTTAGATCTACCCTGTCTGGATTTCAATATGAATCAAATATCCCAAAAAAGTTTATGATCTCCTTTCTTATCACTGTATTCGAGATTATCTGAGCGCTCGGTCTTATGTGATGCCTGTGGATAGATCAGACAAATCCGTGCAGAAATTCTTGCCTTGTCTGATTTTGCTTTTTCAGCACGGCCGACAAAGCTGTTTTTCTGTTGCCGACTTGATTTGAGTCTTATCCTTTATGAGAAGCCTTTTCCCCTTTTGAACATCCCTTCCAAGCAAAAAGAAAAACAGGATTGCTCCTGTTTAAGAAATTTGTTTAGCTAGTTCAGTCAGATCTTTGGCTAAAGCTTCAATTTTCTCCCGTTCCACTTCATCGTCATGATTCGTCGCGGTATTCTCAACAATCAATGAACCATTCATATTTTTCCCGCGGCAGACGATCATTCCTTTTTCATAGAAGGACAGCGACGTATACTTTACATGATCTTCATCGACTAAGCTCATGTGCAGCTTAGCATCCCCATCCTGCCGCTTCACAATCGCCTCCAGCTTTTCAGCATTGCCTTTGCTGGCTTCAAAATAACCAATGCCCAAGCGCGGTCCTTTGCCGACGCAGTCCAAAATAATCACATTGCGGTCCTTAATCGTGTTGGGAAGCGCATCCCGAAGCATATAGTCGCCGACATGCGTTCCATTTCCGCCGTCAGTCAGCACAAATGCCACCTGATCCCGAAGCTTTTCCGGTAGCTGCTGAGCAATCAGATAGGCCGTAATCACCCCTGAAGTATTTCGATTCAGATTTACTTTATTGCCGATGCGGAATGTCATCATAAAGGAAATGACAATCAGAAGAATCAACACCCCCAATATCAGCACGGACATAACAAAATTATCCTCGAAGTTAATCCGGCGGCCCAACCCCAGCAATAAAATTAACCCCAGCACCATGCTTAAGATCGCCGGCGTATTCATCGGCAGGAAAGAAGAAGAAAAACTGGCATTGCCGTCCAGCGGAAAATAACGAATCGGATTGCCGAAATCATGATTCAGCGTATCGTAATGAGCTACAAAAATCGTTTTTGCCTTGCCGACATTGCCGATCATCAAATTCATGCCCTTCGTTCTTTTTTTCTTTCCCATCGCACCGCGTACAGAATAACCCAATGCTTGGAAATCCTTGCCGATCTCATTGCAGAAAAAATTCTTTTCCTTGCGGGTAAACCGACGTCCAATTGTTAAACCATATTTTATAATCAAATCATCAATATTCATCATAACCTCCAGCGGATATTTGCTTTCCCGTCCACTTATTTCTTTCTGCCCCACTTCTCCGGCCATTTAAACGGCGAATTTTTCATCTTTGCCTGCTGCTGCCGATGGGCTTCCTTATCTGGTACAAATTTGTTGAAGCAATGCACCAGTTTGGTACTGCTGTAAGCATTGATAAACACAAATTCTTCCTCGCTGACGCGAACCACCAGCATATCCATTCCGGCTTTTCCCTGACGGAACACCCATTCCTGTACCTCATCCCAGCGAACCATCTGGCACAGCTCTTCATCGCCCCGCGTATAAACGACAAAATAATCTGGATAGGCCTCTAACAAGATATAGTTAGGCGTCTTCCATAAAACCAGCAGCGCTACAACAATCAGAACAGCTCCGACAATCCAAACAAATTTTGCTGCAATCATCAAAATTCCTACCAGAATGCAGACAATAATCGACATGTACGGCTTGATATTAATCGAAACAACGGGTTTTCCCGACTGCGGCAAATCGGCGATCCGACACAGTTTCGCTCTCATTTCTTCCATTGATTTCACCTCTTGCGTTTCATTATAACAAAATTCCCTCTGTTCGTCATTCAAAATTCGACGCGAAACCGAAAGCGCTGTCAGAATCCCATTTCGTAATTCTTCATTTTCCCTCGTTTTTTCCTGGATTTTTGATATAATGGAAAAGAAAACCGAATCAATCAGTTGAGGAGTGAGGATGTATGTGGATTGTAGCGTTTATTACCGTGGTGGCAGTATTGATTTTCGCCTCGCGGATGAAAGAGTTAAAGAATGCGCGCGAAGCGATCGCCGCGGCCGGGGGAATCAGTTCCAAATATCAGTGTATGGATTTTTCCAAAGGTCCGAAAATTGCTTATATTACCCTGTCGATCGTCGGCATTATTTCAGGAATCTACGGTTATACAATTGAAGATTATACGACAGTTGCCTTGGGGGTTCTGATATTCTTTTTGTTTCTGGCGGAATTCTTCATGGCCAACATTCAGTACAAGTTCTATTACAGCAGCACCGCCTTTATCAACCGCGGTAAAGTCGTGCGTTACAAAAGCATCAAAGACTTTGAGAAGAAAAAAATGCCGATGGCCTTTGTTGCCGTCATCACCTTTAGCGGTGACAAGCATTTAGTTCCGCCTAAGGCTCTGGCTATCATCAAAGAACAGATGCAGAAAAAGGAAAAATAAAACAGAAAATCCGCCGCGTGCGGATTTTTTATTTTCGTGCTTATTCGTCTGTTCTATTCTTCCATCAGCCTTTCAAGCGCTTCCGCCAAGGAACTGACCACAATCTGCGCTTCGTGTCTGACCGAAGCGGGAGAAGTATGGAAGGTAAAGCTGGGGGAAGTGGAGCGCAGCAGAGGAATATCATTATAAGAATCGCCGATTCCGGCAATCGTCTTAAGCTGCAGATGACGTTTTAGCACTTCAATCCCGAAGCCTTTGGAACAGCCGCGCCGGGCTACATCAATCCAAACTTCATTCTGGAAGGCCTCCAGTTCAGGAAACATGCGATTGATCCGATCCGCCTCTAATCGCGCTCGATCCTCTGTAGCAGCATACAAAGACAATCCAAAAATCTCGGCCGTCAGTTCATCCAGCTGCGAAAAAGCGCGGTAAGGAATGGCTGTCAGAATCGAAGCGGAAGGCGGAAGCTGACCATCCGGCTGTCTTTGACAGAAGGTTCCTTCACTGGTCTGATAATAAAAATCAATTTCTTTGTCCAACGAGCGGCTGACCCGAAAAGCGGTTTCCCGGTCAATACAGGCTTTATATAGAGTTCGGCCAGCGTGATCCAGAATCAGCGTCCCGCTGCTGAGAATCATGAAGTCACAGCGCAGCTGACCCTGAATCGGCGCAGCAACCCCGGAAAGCGGACGTCCCGTACATAAGCCAAACAGATGTCCCTGCGCTTGAAACGTGCGAATCTGTTTGAGATCATCGTTTTTAAACTGACCTTTAAAAAATAACGTACCGTCAAAATCACTGGCTAATACCTTCATGGACATGGTTCTCCTTCTTTTCTGTTTCTCTGACCTCTGTCAAAAATCATTTCGTACTGTTTATCATTATACTGACTGAACACTTTCTGTCAAAGACAAAACCAATGCGCCCGCGGCAAATCCACCTGCTTTCATAACTTAAAAAAACAGCCGGCTCCGGTTTGCCCGGTCCAGCTGCTTCTTTTCATTTCAGTTTTGCTTAACCTGATTAAAGGTCTTTGATCAGCGGCATGAAGTCGATTTTTTCTTCTGTCGGAACCATCTGCGCTGTAAACTTAACGCCTCTGTCCGTCAGTTCTCTGAACGCAGCGACATCTTCCGGCGTAACGCTGACCGAACGCTTAACCTGCGTTGAGCCATGCTTGTTGGACATGTTGCCGACATTGACAACCGGGAACATATAACCGGCATCCGCAACCTGCTTAATCGTCTTTGGACCTTTCAGAACGACAAAGATACGATCCGTCGGATAAGCTTCGCTTTTCAGTCTGTCTGCTGCTTTTTCAGCTGGCAGAATCGACAGTTTAACTGTGGATGGGCAAGCCATCTTCAGCGCGATTTTCTGAATTTCATCCTTCGCTGCCATATCATCGATAACCATGATACGCGTAGCGTTTAAAGTATTCGTCCAGACAGCTGCAACCTGACCGTGGATCAATCTTTCGTCAATACGAACATTTACAATTTCCATAAGTGTAATTCCTCCCTTTGTAAGCGTTTAATTTGACTATTCCCATTTTAGCGTAATTCCAGGGTCGTGTCAATATTTCCATTTGGACACTCCCTGTGCTTTGTCTAAATGTTATTTCGGTCGATCCTTGAAAATCACGCTCAACAGAGGTGATTGAAGATGTTTTTCCAATTATTAAGCGCTTACATTGAAATTTGAAATTTTCTTCGGCTATAAATTTTTTTGGTTAGCGCCTGTGAACTTTCTGTGAAACACTTTCAGAAACAATCTTTCATCCCTTTTGCTTTGTAAAACCCGGTAAACTTGAGT belongs to Holdemania massiliensis and includes:
- a CDS encoding HAD family hydrolase, with translation MSMKVLASDFDGTLFFKGQFKNDDLKQIRTFQAQGHLFGLCTGRPLSGVAAPIQGQLRCDFMILSSGTLILDHAGRTLYKACIDRETAFRVSRSLDKEIDFYYQTSEGTFCQRQPDGQLPPSASILTAIPYRAFSQLDELTAEIFGLSLYAATEDRARLEADRINRMFPELEAFQNEVWIDVARRGCSKGFGIEVLKRHLQLKTIAGIGDSYNDIPLLRSTSPSFTFHTSPASVRHEAQIVVSSLAEALERLMEE
- a CDS encoding PTS system mannose/fructose/N-acetylgalactosamine-transporter subunit IIB codes for the protein MEIVNVRIDERLIHGQVAAVWTNTLNATRIMVIDDMAAKDEIQKIALKMACPSTVKLSILPAEKAADRLKSEAYPTDRIFVVLKGPKTIKQVADAGYMFPVVNVGNMSNKHGSTQVKRSVSVTPEDVAAFRELTDRGVKFTAQMVPTEEKIDFMPLIKDL